The following are from one region of the Calypte anna isolate BGI_N300 chromosome 13, bCalAnn1_v1.p, whole genome shotgun sequence genome:
- the SLC6A7 gene encoding sodium-dependent proline transporter, with the protein MKKIRQQHLREPVTPELLVSPSSQDGDVGSECPEDRGNWTGRLDFLLSCIGYCVGLGNVWRFPYRAYTNGGGAFLVPYFIMLAICGIPIFFMELSLGQFSSLGPLAVWKISPLFKGVGMGTILIVSLVAIYYNMIIAYVLFYLFASLTSDLPWQHCGNWWNTDLCLDHHLIKAGNNTFPVNITNTVSPSEEYWSRYVLHIQGSSGIGDPGMIRWNLCLCLLLSWTIVYLCILKGVKSSGKVVYFTATFPYLILVMLLIRGVTLEGAWKGIQFYLTPQFDHLLSSKVWIEAALQIFYSLGVGFGGLLTFASYNTFHQNIYRDTFIVTLGNAITSILAGFAIFSVLGYMSQELGVPVNQVAKAGPGLAFVVYPQAMTMLPLSPFWSFLFFFMLLTLGLDSQFAFMETIVTAVTDEFPYYLRPKKASFSAVICIALFLMGLILTTEGGMYWLVLLDDYCAGFGLMVVVITTCLVVTRVYGMKRFCRDVHMMLGFQPGFYFRACWMVLSPATMMALLVYNIVKYQPSEYGSYRFPTWAEVLGILMGVLSCLMIPVGMVVAVLREEGTLWERVQQASRPAMDWGPSMEENRTGMYVTSLAGSQSPKPLMVHMRKYGGITSFENTAIEVDREIEEEESMM; encoded by the exons CCCGTGACTCCAGAGCTCCTGGTgagccccagcagccaggaCGGGGACGTGGGCTCCGAGTGCCCAGAAGACAGAGGGAACTGGACAGGACGGCtggatttcctcctctcctgcatcGGATACTGTGTGGGCCTTGGAAATGTCTGGAGGTTCCCCTACAGAGCTTACACCAATGGAGGAG GAGCTTTCTTGGTTCCTTATTTCATCATGCTGGCCATCTGCGGGATCCCCATCTTCTTCATGGAGCTGTCTCTTGGCCAGTTCTCCAGCCTGGGGCCACTTGCTGTCTGGAAGATAAGCCCTCTCTTTAAAG gCGTTGGCATGGGCACGATCCTCATCGTCTCCCTGGTGGCCATTTACTACAATATGATCATTGCTTATGTTCTCTTCTACCTCTTTGCATCTCTCACAAGCGACTTGCCCTGGCAGCACTGCGGCAACTGGTGGAACACTGACCTGTGCCTGGACCACCACCTCATCAAGGCGGGGAACAACACCTTCCCCGTCAACATCACCAACACCGTCAGCCCCAGTGAGGAATACTGGAG ccgGTACGTCCTGCACATCCAAGGAAGCTCTGGGATCGGGGATCCTGGGATGATCCGCTGGAACTTGTGTCTGTGCTTGCTCCTTTCTTGGACTATTGTCTATCTGTGCATACTGAAGGGAGTCAAATCCTCAGGCAAG GTCGTGTACTTCACTGCCACCTTCCCATACCTCATCCTGGTGATGCTGCTCATTCGTGGGGTGACTTTGGAGGGGGCCTGGAAGGGGATCCAGTTTTACCTCACACCCCAGTTTGATCACTTGTTGTCTTCCAAG GTGTGGATTGAGGCAGCCCTGCAGATTTTCTACTCCCTTGGGGTAGGCTTTGGGGGCCTCCTCACCTTTGCCTCGTACAACACCTTCCATCAGAATATCTACAG GGACACCTTCATAGTGACCCTGGGCAATGCCAtcaccagcatcctggcaggGTTTGCAATCTTCTCTGTTTTGGGATACATGTCCCAGGAGCTTGGGGTACCTGTTAACCAGGTGGCAAAAGCAG GCCCTGGCCTGGCTTTTGTGGTGTACCCCCAGGCCATGACAATGCTCCCCCTTTCTCCATTCTGGTCTTTCCTGTTCTTCTTCATGCTGTTAACCTTGGGACTGGACAGCCAG TTTGCCTTCATGGAGACCATTGTCACAGCAGTGACAGATGAATTTCCCTACTACCTGAGGCCAAAGAAAGCTTCTTTCTCAGCTGTCATCTGCATTGCCCTCTTCTTGATGGGGCTCATCCTCACCACAGAG GGTGGGATGTACTGGCTGGTCCTACTGGATGACTACTGTGCTGGCTTTGGTCTCATGGTGGTGGTGATCACCACCTGCCTCGTGGTGACACGTGTCTATG GCATGAAAAGATTCTGCCGGGATGTCCACATGATGTTGGGCTTCCAACCAGGGTTCTACTTCAGAGCCTGCTGGATGGTCCTGTCTCCTGCCACAATGATG gctctgctggtGTACAACATTGTCAAGTACCAGCCCTCTGAGTATGGCAGCTACCGCTTCCCTACCTGGGCTGAGGTCTTGGGCATCCTCATGGGAGTCCTCTCCTGCCTGATGATTCCTGTGGGCATGGTGGTGGCTGTGCTCCGAGAAGAAGGGACACTGTGGGAG CGAGTCCAGCAAGCCAGCCGGCCCGCCATGGACTGGGGCCCCTCCATGGAGGAGAACCGGACCGGCATGTACGTGACAAGCCTGGCAGGCAGCCAGTCCCCTAAGCCACTGATGGTCCACATGAGGAAATACGGGGGCATCACCAGCTTTGAGAACACAGCCATCGAGGTGGACCGGGAGATAGAGGAGGAAGAGTCCATGATGTGA